The Lagenorhynchus albirostris chromosome 17, mLagAlb1.1, whole genome shotgun sequence nucleotide sequence AGAGCGTCTGCCTCTCGGGTGCTTCCCTTCTCCGGCCCCTCCTGCAGGACTTTCCAGCCCCACGCCCAGCTCCTCAGCCCTCTGCCCAGCCCACCCGCCCCACCTGTCTGACCTCAGCCCAGTGGCTGGCAGGGTGGGGCGCGTGTAGGCTCACGGTCCTCCACTCCCGTGGGCCTGGCCCTGTGAACCTCAGTACGGCCAGTCACCCTCCCTGGTAAATCCACATGGGGGGCTCGAATCATCGCCCTCCACTCAAGACCTCAAGCCTCCGTGTTACCCTCCCCCATTGCACGAGCACCTTGGGGCTCTGGCCGGCCTGGCTACGGCTGGCTTTCAACTCGCCCCAGCAAGCTGGGTGACGGCACCCGCACTCACCCTTAAACAACACACAGGGGACCGACCTCCCATCCCGCGAGGGTGGGTCGGCAGTTCCCACTCCTGACCTACGAGAGCttcctccccgcctccccagccTACACTGTCCTCGGAGGTGGCGGTGGCACCAAGGCTGACCCCAGAAGGGGCTGATGCTGTGCTCACGGGCCTTGCTGCAGCACACCCCCGTGACAGAGGGGACGTGGAGCCTCATGCTCAGCTGCACCTTTACAGTCCACAATCCCTCTTGCTGCCGCCGAGTACCCCCCTTGCCTGTGCTCCATTGGCTTCCAGCCTCTCAGAGAGTTGTGCCCCCCACTGCTCTCCATCTCGCACCTCCCACTTATCCCTCAGCCACTAAAACCCAGCCTCCAGCCCTGCTACTCCTCCAAGGAATTGAGGACCTGTCCAGTCTGTGCCCCGAGCTGTACACCCAGCACCCTGGCTGCCCCCACCCTGATCTGAGCctccatcatctcttgcctggatcaCTACTCTGACCTCTTAACTGATCTCTCTCTGCCACTCCTGCCCACTCGCACTGTCCCTCCTCAACAGAGGGCAGCGTGAGCCTTATAAGTGGCACCGACAGCTGCTACAGCTGGGTCCACAGTAAAGCCAGAGTCCTTTGGAGGACCTGCCAGGCTGGACTGACCGGGCCCCAGTCCCTTCTGCTGCATCCCTCCTGCATCCCCCATCCTCCGTCAGGAACTGTGACTTGCACGGGCCCCTCCTAGGGCCCTGGCCTCAACTTCacatttgtcattttaaattagttttcttaaaaaaagaccCCTCAAATTGTATGAGCTTCTAGTTCTACAAAACCTGAAGTCATCCCTGCCTGCTCTATATTTTCTCCTCTCATGGAACTCATCCTCTTCTAATATACTGTATAGTTTACTTATTACACCAATCCCTGCTACCACAGGCAGCAGTGTGCTGGAGCAACTCACATCATGACTACACTGTTCAATTTTCAGGAGTCTTTGTGAAGCAGTTGTTAAACTGGTGGTCGCTTGAAATCAGCCACCATGGGGTATTTATATGAAGGACAACTGCAAAGGTACAGATCAGGGTTTGCCCTCCTTGGGGCCCGCCGTTCAACGATGAACCAGCACACCAGCTGCATAGGACAGAGCCTCTTCCCAATCACTGCTGGGCCTGGGAGAGGCCACTGTCCAAAAGGCCGGAAAGTACAGTAAGATTCCTAGGCCCCAGGTGGACAGGCACTCCTGCAGAGGGCTCCAGGGGACCACGTCGCAGGGATGTCCCTGGAGGTGGCAGGCAGCACTTCCTCAGGACCGCTGAAGCCGAGGGAATTTAACTTGGCCTCCAGTCCTGGGGCATCTCTAAGCCTCAGCCCCTTAGCAGCGAAACAGGGCTAAGAATGCCACCCTTACAGCTTGTGGTACTGTGATCAAGACAAGTAAGGATAACTGGTCTAGTAGGGACCTGGACTAGTTTCCTAGAGAGGATAGAGCATTTAAAGAATTAGGCCTCTTGATTTGGAATAGACCTGGATGAAAGGGGAAGCGGAGTTTTAAGGCCAAGGAGGGATGGAGAGTGCTTGTCAGACTTAGCAAATCCCAGATTTAGGAATAAATTTCTCAAAATTCCCTGACCCAAATTGGAGAGGCTAGCTCTCAGCCTCCAGAGGTCTACAGCCCTCACGGCCCAAGGCCACCCCTCAGCGGACAGGACGGGACGCGGGTCTCGGGCCTGGGGCTCTGAAAGAAGCCAGCAGGGAAACCCAGTCGGGTAGGGTCCATCCGGGAGAAGCCCCCGCGTTCCCCGCGGAGCCCAGCCCACGGCCCCGCCCCCGCACCGCCGGCCCCGCCCCGTCACAAGGCCCCGCTGCGTCTCCCGAGCCGCAGGCGCAAGCCCAGCCCAGCCGGCCACGGAGCGGGTGCGGGTGCGGGCGCGGGCACAGCGGCCGTCGACTGCGCGGCCGCGCAGCGGACACCGGGCGCACAGGCCTGAGGCGACTCGCGCGACTGGTGAGTCCCCGGCCCTAGCCCAGCAGCGCGTCTACTCGCTCAGCCGGCCGGCCACTGCCGCCCCCGCGCGGGCCCTGCGCAGCAGACAGGCGTTGCGGTGGGTCAGTCGGTCCCGCCGGGCGCGCGGCCCGCGGGGGCCGGGGGGCGGTGGCGGCGGGGCCGGGAAGCCGGAGGGCCCAGGGCGAGCGGGGGCGGCGCACTGCGGCGACAGCCGGACGGGCGGTCCGAGCGGCCCCCCGAACGGGCAGGAGGGCCCACCCCGCCCTCGGTGCGGGTTCCGTGGCCGCCGCCACCACCCGCCTCGTCCCCACGTCCGCTTTGTTCCCCCGCACGCCCTCTGGTCgcttccatcccccacccccccatccccccgcaACCCGCTGTTCCTGGCGTACCCCGCTGGCAGGCACCCCGGCAGCCGGCAGCCGATCCAGGcctgctgcccccacccctggAGCGAGGGACGCTAGGGCCCTGCTCTTGGAGGGGGGGGGGGTCAGGGTTCTGGCTGGTCACAGATGGCGTGGGGATTTCCTGGGATAGAAATAGCCGCCGGCTCTGGCCCCTTAAAGCTGCTTAAGGGGCGGGATGTGAAGGGGAGGGTCCGGGCACACCCCCGCACCTCCCCGACCGCGCCCCCAGCCCCGACCCGCACTGAGCTCTGACCCGGAGAGGCCAGCAGCGGTGAGACGGCCCCTCCAGTTGCTTGCAAGAAACGGCAGAAGCCCAAAATCCTGAGGCTGCCAAAGTCATCCCCTCGTCCATCCCCTCCTCCATCTTTGGGGTCGGCCTGTAGGGGCCCCTCCTGAAGCCACACGGCCAGCCACCCGATACCCACCCGCCTCTCCTGGCCCCCCAGCTCGGGCTCCGGACAGCCCTGGGGCAAAGGTCACGAAACCCCCTCCTTCCGTCCCGTTTCCCGGTAGCAGGTGGAGAGGCCCCTGGCTGGTTCCTGTCACCTCAGGGCTAACcgttctctctctgtcctctagGGGGAGACCACAGAACCTGAGGCCATGTCCCATGAAAAGAGTTTCTTGGTGTCCGCGGACAGCTatcctccccccaaccctggaTATCCTGGGGGGCCCCAGCCCTCCTTGCCTCCCTACCCAGGGGCCCCTTACCCACAGCCCCCGTTCCAGCCTTCCCCCTATGGCCAGCCAGGGTatccccagggccccagcccctACCCCCAGGGGGGCTACCCTCAGGGTCCCTACCCGCCAGGAGGCTACCCCCAGGGCCCCTACCCCCCAGGAGGCTACCCTCAGGGCCCCTACCCACAAGGGGGCTACCCTCAGGGGCCGTATCCACAGAGCCCCTTTCCCCCCAACCCCTATGGACAACCACAGGCCTTCCCGGCACAGGATTCTGGCAGTGAGtagtggggcaggggcaggggagggcaggggctccTGGCACCAGTGAGGGGTACTGACCCAGCCCGCCGTGCTCCTCAGCACCTCAGCATGGGAACTATCACGAGGAGGGTCCCCCATCTTACTACGACAACCAGGACTTCCCTGCCACCAACTGGGATGACAAGAGCATCCGACAGGCCTTCATCCGGAAGGTGGGCCACGGGGGCTGCGGAGAGCGTGGGCAGCTGTGCTGGCCGGAGCTCTGAGCCGCCTCCCTCCCCAGGTGTTCCTGGTGCTGACCCTGCAGCTGTCCGTGACTCTGTCCACCGTGGCCGTGTTCACATTCGTCGGGGAGGTGAAGGGCTTTGTCCGGGAGAACGTCTGGACCTACTACGTCTCCTACGCCGTCTTCTTCATCTCCCTCATTGTCCTCAGCTGCTGTGGGGACTTCCGGCGAAAGCACCCCTGGAACCTCGTTGCCCTGGTAACCCCCAGACCCTAAGGCCTTCACACCCTGTGACTCACGCTTTGGAGCGACAGAGGGGGACGGGAGTGGGGCAGCGGCTCCACATGCTCAAGTCTCCGTCTCCCCTCAGTCGGTCCTGACCGTCAGCCTGTCCTACATGGTGGGCATGATCGCCAGCTTCTACAATACTGAGGCGGTCATCATGGCCGTAGGCATCACCACAACCGTCTGCTTCACGGTGGTCATCTTCTCCATGCAGGTAAGGGGCCCCCCGAGGCAGGGCTGCCGGTCCTGAGGGCCCAGAGGCCTTCCAGGGCTGCGGTACCCAGGCCCTGTGTGCCCCTGTGCCCTCAGACGCGCTACGACTTCACGTCGTGCGTGGGCGTGCTGCTGGTGAGCATGGCGGTGCTCCTCGTCTTCGCCATCCTCTGCATCTTTGTCCGCAACCGCATCTTGGAGATCGTGTACGCCTCACTCGGCGCTCTGCTCTTCACCTGCGTGAGTGATGGGGGTGGGCGATGTGGGCGGATGCTGGGCAGGGTGGGATGTCTTTCAACATGACCGTGCTGCCACCCCCAGTTCCTGGCAGTGGACACCCAGCTGCTGCTGGGGAACAAGCAGCTGTCCCTGAGCCCGGAAGAGTACGTGTTTGCTGCGCTGAACCTGTACACGGACATCATCAACATCTTCCTGTATATCCTTACCATCATTGGCCGTGCCAAGGAGTAGCCCGAGCCCCTGGCACATGCGGGGCCCCACTCAGGTGGCATGGCTGACCTGGACCCTGCCCCCAGCGTGGCAGTTCCTCTGTACCTCCCCTCTCTCATCCCCGCGCGCAGCCTGGGACAGAGGGAGCCCCTCCCCAACCCTCCTGTGTGTACACTGCAGACACTTCTGTTCGGACCCGCTGTGGCCAGCATGGCCCCTTGTAGCCCTCCCGCCCTGCCAGAGGGCAGTGGGGCCAGGTTTCTGTGCCACCTCCTGCCCACTCAGTGTTGCATGAGCCCTGTCTGCCAGCCCACCCCAGGTCTGGGGGCAACACCAGGTcccaggggagagggatggagccAAGAGGTGAGGGTGCGCGTCCCCCCTCCTGTCCCAGCTCCCCCGCCTGCCATAAAgtgtccctttcccctccccagccccatacTAGCGTGCTGCCCTCTGGGGGACCTGCGGGGTGTGAGGGTCTCGTCCCTGTGCTGAGCCCTGAGGGCAGAGAGGACGGGTATGTTTCAGGGGAGGAGGACGCCTTCCTCTCATTCTGCTGTCTTTAAACAATAAATGGGACCTTCCGCGCTCTGTGTTCCCTTCATCACTGTCGTCACTGCCACTTCCTCCACAAGGTGGGGAGGGGTCTAGGCACTGCCAGTGTGAGGCAGCGAGCAGGACAGGCGTGGACGGCGGGGCTCGGCTCGGGGTGGAGGTCGTGGAGGTTAACGACAGCAGCTAATCTTTCTCTCTCGGTGCTTCCACCTCCGTTTTTGCAATCTTCCCAGCCACGTCATGAGCTGTATGCCGGGATTCCCAGCTGATGGACGGGGACCCCAAGGCTCCCGGTGGTTACGCGTGGTGCCTGGGTCACACGGTGTCTGCCACTCGTGCCTGGGAACTGCACGGCAtgatgggggggcgggggctgcgACACCCTCATCATCTCGCCTCGGGCCTGATGGGCAGCGGCTTAGGTCACTGACCGCCCCCAGGCAGGCCTGTCCTGCTCCTCTGGCTCTGAAGGGCCCCCAGGGAGCCCATCAGCGGGCACCTGACACGTGGCCCAGGCCTGGCTCAGACGAAGGCCCTCcgcacccctcccccatgccccccGAGAAACCTGCACACCGGAGCCCCCAGGGGAGAGCTGGCCGGAGGCTCTGAGGGCCCCTGGCCTGCCTCTGGCACCTTCCGCAGCTCTCCAGGCCCCACCCTGCCGTGGCCCTCAGCCTCAGCTGGTGCTGCGCGGCCTCCCCCGTGGCTCGTGCTGTCTCAGCTCCAGAGCCGTGCGCACCTACCCCTGGCGCTGGGATGTGCGCTCAGAGGTCAGCCAGCTGTCCTTATCCTCAGCCTCCCACAGAGGGGTCCCTCTGCTGCCCGGGGCTCGGTCGCTTTGAGCGCCTCCCTGCACTGAGCTCTCCTGAGCTCCTAGCCCCAGGGGACACTCCTGACCGTGGCCTTCCCCCACAGGGCCCGCTCTCCAGccctctctcacctcctccccGCGAGCCCATCAACCCACTCCTTTAACTGGCGCCAGCACCCCAGCATCTCTGAAGGGCCCCCCACACTGCGAGCCAGCACCCCCGTGCCCGCGGGCGCCTCGGCTGTGGCCTGCCCCGTACCTGCTGCTCCTGCGTGAGCTCTGTCAGCGTCCACCCGACCCCCAGGCCGGAAACGGGTCTGTCCTCTCTGCCCTCGCccatcctgccccaccccctctccctgcccaccctcctcgTGCTCATCTGTCAGCTCACCTCCACCAAGCCTCTGCCCAGCTGCCAGGTGTGCTTCCGACACACTGATCACACCACCCGCCTGATGGTCGCCAGCGGGATGCAGTCCCCCTTCCCCGATGGCTGCCTGCGTTGGCCTTCCGCTGTCCCCGAGCTCCTCGGCCTGAGCCACAGGCGGGCCCCACTTCCCCAGGCCCGACGCACACCGCCGTCCCCGCCACCGGGGCCCTTCCTGGAGACCACCTCGCGCCTCACGGCTACCCTCGGTCCCTCTGCTTTGCTCACCTGCCAAGCGCGGGCGGGCGACGcggctccccttccccacctctcctcGAGCAGGCGCGGCTCCTCATCCAAGGGACCCCGCCTGCAGGCGCTCCAAGCGCACGGGAACCTGCTCCGCGGTAGCCCACAGGCCCGTGAGGATTCCACGCAGGGGAGAAAACACGGAGCATCCGGGTGGTTGAAGAGAACGCCAGCAGAGGCAAGAGGAGCGGCTCAGGAATAAATGCCGAGCGAGATGTGCAGGGACGGTGTTTTCTCAGGGAGTTCAAGGAGGGCAAACTCTTGGCTGAGCTAGTCCCTGGGAGAGGCTCCCTGGGGACGACCAGGGGCTGCAGGTGTGGGCCAGGGCGGGGCCACCGCAGGAGGGAAGGCCAGGGCTGCACGTGGCTGAGGGCTTGGACCTGTCCTGCCGGTGAAGGGGCCTCTGGCAGGAGCCACAGCTGGCTGTGGGTTCAGGAAGATGCGTCCGGCAAGAGAATGTCCAGGAGAAGGGGTGGGTGCCAACAGGTGAAGAAAGCAGGGAGGAAGCAGATGAGATGTGCAGAGAGGAGATCAGGTGGGGCTCGGGGCTGGGGCAGCTGGCAGTGCCACAAAGGGCTCAGGATGGGCCTGGTCGAGGCGGGCAGGGCATCTCTGCCAATGGAGTTTGGCCTGCTGTCTGCTGTGTCcccctgggaaggaggaaagggcagCTTGTGGTCTGACCGGGTGGATGAGTGTGCAGAAGCAGCCACAGCAGTGGGGAGGCCAGCAGGGGAGATTGTTCAGGTGAGGAGAGGCAGCCCCCAACATCCAGGGGCCGGCCTGGTCCTATCAGCGAGGCCCTAGCGTTGTAGGGGCCAGCCTGGCACACTCAGATACAGGCCCTGGTGGGCTCCTGTTTAGAATATGCAGTTTCACATGCAGAACTGCATCAGACAAGGCCCCTCTGTGCCGGATTGGGTCAAGAGGAGAGGACTCTTCTGTAATCATGTCTGAACACAGACCAGAGGCAGGCATTGTCCAAGCCATAAAGAAGACCTACTGTGTGCATCCTGTCCTGCCTCATCTGAGCagctcctggctcttcagaatGGACAGCTTGAGCCGGCCCCTAGTCCGTCCCCCTTCCAAAGAAGAGGTGTTGAGATACCCAGTATGGAATCCCAAGCAAAGCACTGCTTCTTTAAGCCCACCCCAATTCACCCAAACAAGCCAAGTCCCACAGGAAATCCTTCCAGGCCCCCTTCCTGTGGTCCCCCACCGCGTGCCGCAGTGAGCAGTAAGCCTGACCTGTTCAGCCACAGGGTGTCCTGTGGGCTTCCTCTGGAGCCTGGACACAGCTCGCTATACTAAGGCCACTATGTGAGGAGGACTAATTTATTCTCCAATCAAAAGTGTGTATTTACATGAGTAATCATTAAGTCCATTCTTGTTTTCAAGATTAAAcgacacaggacttccctggtggctcagtggttaagaatccacctgccaatgcaggggacacgggttcgagccctgggccaggaagatcccacatgccgtgaagcaactaagcccatgcgccacagcttctaagcctgcgctctggagcctgtgagccacaactgctgagcccacgtgctgcaagtactgaagcccacgtgcctagagcccgtgctccacaaaaaaggaaagccaccgcagtgagaagcccgcgcaccacaacgaagagtagcccccactccccgcaactagggaaaggccgcgcgcagcaacaaagacccaacgcagcctaaaataaataaatttataaaggaaaaaaaagattaaacgaCACAAAGTCTCCGTCACATTCCCTGCCCTGCAAAAAAAGCAACACCATCGCTGGTGCCTGCTGAAAACCACGGTGAGAGGCCAGCCCAGGACCCCAGCTCACTCAGCATGCCCACAGATACCTTGTGCCACCTGCCCTGCTAACCAGGGCTACCGTCAGCATCTCAGAGCTGGTAGTGCCTTCAGGACAGGGACTGTGACCTGTGCATTTTAACACCCAGGCCAGCATCTAGTCCAGAGTGGGCGTGCCATTGGTGTCGACCGTGCGATGAGTGGATGAACTCTACGTGGCACGAGCCGCACAGGCACCAACTGCCCCAGGAGCGGGGCAGAGAACGCTGCAGACTTCCGGACTCTGGCTCAGCATCGGCATCAGGAGGGGGCATTTCAGGAGTGCAGGCAGCAAGACTGAAAGCCCAGGAAATGCATGGAGGCCCACTTGGGGGAGCCAGGTGGAAGAAAGTGGATGTGGGAGAGTTGAGGGGTCGAGGTTGGGTGTGACAGCTGTGGATGTAAAGCTCGAGTCTGAACTCTATTTCTCAGGCAGTGACGAGCCACTGGGGTTTTCCAGGGAAGAGCCCAGAAGTGGTTTGAATAAAGGCAGGAAAATCGGCGAGGACCACAGTGACGGGGCGGCAGGGAGGGCCGGGCCTGGGGAGCAGAGGGCGCTTGGGAGGGGAGGCATGGGTGCAGGCCTGGTCCCGGGGCTGTAGCTCCCAAGGCAGCCCTTCCCCATCGGGGCCCAGACGCTGCACCCCGGCCAGCAGCATGGCTTGGCCCGTCTGCTGCCAAACGTTCTGTGTTCCTGAGTGTCTCCTTCGTCTCAGGCTTGTCAGGCACTGGAGACCTTTCAGAACGCCCCAGATGCAAACCAcccaccacaaacacacacacacatgcacacccacaACCTCTCAACTCCCACCTTCACTGCTAAAGAAGGCCTCTTCTCCCCGTGGGCCCTCATCCCCCGGGACCCAGTTCACAAGGTCACCCACATGTCCACCCCCGCAAACCTTCGGGCTCTTGTGCAGCAACTTCCTCCTTTGAAACCTgtgccctctcctctccttcatccAACTCTGGTCTGCTTTTCGCTGGTATCCAGCAGCTTCCCGGATGTGGGAGGGCTCTAGCACCAGGTTCAGAATCCTCCTCTCCACCGCAACTGCTATGACGACCCTGGGGCATTTTGGGTGGTATCTTCCAAGTGCCTCTCTCACCTATGCCCTTCTCTCGAGTCAAGGCCATGACCACCTCTGAGCAGACCCAAACCATCCTCGGCACCACAGACAAAGAGATGATGGCATGTCCCTGCTTAAATGCCTTCAGAGGACTTCCTGTCAGGATGGCGGACTGACTGACCCGAGATCCTGACTCCTACTCTTAACACATAAAACTGCCAGATATAATACTTCTAAACTTTTAAACAAATGAGCCggaatgcaaaaataaatgtgaaggGAGACCCTGCGGCTGTGAGGGAAGACTTACAGCTATGGGATTTAGAGAGGTTGTGCTGAGGAAACAAGAATTAGCATTTAGGACCTACCAGGGGAAGGAGCCTTGGCGAAACCGCAGGCTCTCAACTATCAGGGAGCCTTAAGAACAGAGCCTTACCAAAGGACAATCCGGACTTGCCTCATCTCTGCCCCAAGGGTTGAATGTAATTGGCCCCACTTTATCTGCGGACTCTATCTTCCTGTAAGAAGATAACATCACCCGGAACCTCTACGGTCTTTCAATACACAAGCTGTCAGTTAGAAATTGCTAGGCATTTCAAAAGACAGAACTATATGACTGAAAACCAAGaggaaaaatgagatgacagaaacAGACCTAAAAGTGACTCAAAGATGGGAGATAGCaaaaaaggactttaaaataaatatgattgatATGTTAAGCAAAATGCAGGGGGAAATGGAGATACATGGAAGATAATATGGAGATTTCCCAGAGAATTGAATTCtataaaaagaatcaaactgaGCATCTTGAATGGAAAAATACAATTAactgaaactaaaaattcaataGATGGGTTTAAGGGTCAATTAGACAAGTCAGAAGAAAGGATTAGTGAACTGAAAGGTCAATAGAAAATATCCAAacttacaaagggaaaaaaagaatggatagagGAAATAGTATAATAGGTGGGGAAAgagtaaaaaatacacatatgtagagtcccagaggagaagagagaaagaat carries:
- the GRINA gene encoding protein lifeguard 1, producing the protein MSHEKSFLVSADSYPPPNPGYPGGPQPSLPPYPGAPYPQPPFQPSPYGQPGYPQGPSPYPQGGYPQGPYPPGGYPQGPYPPGGYPQGPYPQGGYPQGPYPQSPFPPNPYGQPQAFPAQDSGTPQHGNYHEEGPPSYYDNQDFPATNWDDKSIRQAFIRKVFLVLTLQLSVTLSTVAVFTFVGEVKGFVRENVWTYYVSYAVFFISLIVLSCCGDFRRKHPWNLVALSVLTVSLSYMVGMIASFYNTEAVIMAVGITTTVCFTVVIFSMQTRYDFTSCVGVLLVSMAVLLVFAILCIFVRNRILEIVYASLGALLFTCFLAVDTQLLLGNKQLSLSPEEYVFAALNLYTDIINIFLYILTIIGRAKE